The DNA sequence TCCATGCCGCGGCCGCCCGCGTCGCCACGCTGCTTGGGAAGGCGGGTATCGACCCCGGTGATCCGGTCGGCCTGATGCTGCCCAACACACCGGCTTATGCCATTGCGTACTACGGCATCATGTACCGCGGAGCCATCGCGGTCCCGATGAATCCGCTGCTCAAGGCTCGCGAAGTCCAGTTCTATCTCTCTAACAGCGGCGCTAAGGCTCTGTTTGCCACTCCGGCGTTCGCCGGGGAGGCCAGTGCGGGCGCAGCGCAGGTGGACGCGCAGTGTTGGGTCGTCGACGACGCCGGTTTGGTCGGCCTCATCGCCGACCTGCCCGAGCAGGACGCCCCGACAGACCGCGCCGACGACGACGTCGCAGTCATCCTGCACACCTCGGGAACCACGGGCAGGCCCAAGGGAGCCATGCTCACCCATGGCAATCTCGGCCGCAACGCCGATGTCTGCGCTCGCACCCTCATCGAGATCGGACCGGATGACGTAGTGATGGGCTGCCTGCCGCTGTTTCACGTGTTCGGTCTGACTTGCGGGCTGAATTCCGCAGTGCTCGCTGGGGCGATGTTGACGCTGATCCCGCGGTTTGACCCCCGCAAGGCACTCGAAGTGATCGAGCGCGACGCCGTCACCGTGTTCGAGGGGGTGCCGACCATGTATTCGGCGCTGTTGAGCGTGGCAGGCGAGTTCACGCCGGACGCGATTCGCAGTTTGCGGACCTGCGTGTCGGGCGGGGCGGCGCTTCCGGTGCAGACCCTCACCGACTTCGAGAAGAACTTCGGCTGCATGGTTTTGGAGGGCTATGGGCTCTCCGAGAGTTCTCCGGTGGCCTCGTTCAATCATCCGCACCGCCCACGAAAGGCCGGTTCCATCGGAACTCCGGTCGAAGGTGTACAGATGCGGGTGATGAATCTCGACGGCGTCGAAGTGCCGCAAGGCGAGTTGGGTGAGATACAGATCCGCGGCCACAACGTGATGAAGGGCTACTGGAACCTGCCGGAAGCCACGGCGACCACGATCAGCGCTTCCGGTTGGCTGTCCACCGGTGATGTGGGACGCGTCGACGAGGACGGCTACTTCTACATCGCCGACCGTACCAAGGACCTGATCATCCGCGGTGGCTACAACGTCTATCCCCGGGAGATCGAAGAGGTCCTCTACGAGCATCCGGCGGTGGCTGAGGCCGCCGTTGTCGGGATCCCGCACGACTCTCTCGGTGAAGACGTCGGCGCGGCGGTCGTCTTGAAAGAAGGGTCGAGTGTGGACCCCGATGAGCTGCGCGACTTTGTCAAGGCGCGGGTGGCCGCCTACAAGTATCCCCGCAAAGTCTGGATGATCGAGGAGCTGCCCAAGGGCCCCACCGGCAAGGTCCAGAAACGCGACATCGAAATCCCGACCAGTGAGGGCAATTGATCACCATGCCCACTACAACGACCAAACCCGACGAACTCGCCGCCCCGCTGGACCTGTTGCTGACCAGCGCCACCAAACCGTTCGCGAGCCGGATGCTGCCCGACGCCACCTGGGCGCGGTTCGGCGCCAGCCTTGCCAAGCAACCCGGCGCGGTGGCCGATCGCGTTGCCAAGCTGGCCCGCGAGCTCGGCAGCATCGCCGCGGGCAGGTCGCAACGCGCCCCTGGCCGGGCCGACAAGCGGTTCAGCGACCCGGCGTGGCAACACAATCCACTGCTGCACCGGATCATGCAGACCTACCTGGCGGCCGCCGAGACCACCGGCGGGTTACTCGACGACGCCGACCTGGACTGGCGTGACAACGAGAAGATGCGCTTCGTCGCCGACAACATCGTCGAATTCCTGGCGCCGAGCAACAGTCCGGTGATCAGCCCGCTCGGCTGGAAAGCCCTGATCGACACCGGAGGATTGAGCGCGGTTCGCGGGCTGAAAGCCTTCGCCCGCGACATGGCGTCGCAACCCCGGGTACCGGCCATGGTAGAACCGGACGCATTCGCGGTGGGTGAGACCGTCGCGGTCACCAAAGGCGCGGTGGTGGCTCAGACCTCGATGTTCGAGCTGATCCAGTACGCCCCGCAGACCCCTGAGGTGCGTGCGATTCCGCTGCTGATGGTGCCGCCGGTGATCAACAAGTTCTACATCCTCGACATCGCACCCGGGCGTTCCATGATCGACTACTTTGTCGCCCAGGGTCAGCAGGTGTTCGTCATCTCCTGGCGTAACCCACAGGCCCGGCATCGTGATTGGGGTTTCGACGCCTACGGCGCCGCAATCATCGAGGCACTGGGAGCCGTCCAGAACATCGCCGGAACCGACAACGCCCACCTGTTGGCCACCTGCTCGGGCGGCATCCTGGCCGCGATGACCGCCGCACACCTGGCCCACATTGGCGAGGGCAACCAGGTGGCCGGGTTGACCTTGGCGGTCACCGTGCTCGACGAGACCAAGGCTGGCTTCGCCTCGGCGGCGATGAGCGATCGTGCCGCGCAGGCCGCGATCGCCGGCTCGGCGAAGAAGGGCTATCTGGACGGGCGGGCGATGGCAGAGATGTTCGCCTGGCTGCGGCCCACCGACCTGGTGTGGCGCTACTGGGTGAACAACTATGTGCAGGGCCGCCCGCCGGCACCGTTCGACGTGTTGTTCTGGAACGCCGACACCACCCGGATGACTGCCGCGCTGCACCGCGACATGGTGCTGATGGGCCTGCACAACGCGTTGGTCACCCCAGGTGCGGTCAGCATGCTGGGCAGCCCGGTGGACCTGTCGGGCATCACCGCCGACGCCTACGTCATCGGCGGCATCGCCGACCACATCTCACCGTGGCAGGCCACCTACCGCAGCGCCCGACTGCTGGGCAGCAAGGACAACACGTACCTGCTGTCCACCAGCGGCCACATCGCCGCACTGGTCAACCCGCCCGGCAAC is a window from the Mycobacterium sp. SVM_VP21 genome containing:
- a CDS encoding long-chain fatty acid--CoA ligase — encoded protein: MTSLSTTLIAAADRHPDRIALRCDEVKFTFAGFHAAAARVATLLGKAGIDPGDPVGLMLPNTPAYAIAYYGIMYRGAIAVPMNPLLKAREVQFYLSNSGAKALFATPAFAGEASAGAAQVDAQCWVVDDAGLVGLIADLPEQDAPTDRADDDVAVILHTSGTTGRPKGAMLTHGNLGRNADVCARTLIEIGPDDVVMGCLPLFHVFGLTCGLNSAVLAGAMLTLIPRFDPRKALEVIERDAVTVFEGVPTMYSALLSVAGEFTPDAIRSLRTCVSGGAALPVQTLTDFEKNFGCMVLEGYGLSESSPVASFNHPHRPRKAGSIGTPVEGVQMRVMNLDGVEVPQGELGEIQIRGHNVMKGYWNLPEATATTISASGWLSTGDVGRVDEDGYFYIADRTKDLIIRGGYNVYPREIEEVLYEHPAVAEAAVVGIPHDSLGEDVGAAVVLKEGSSVDPDELRDFVKARVAAYKYPRKVWMIEELPKGPTGKVQKRDIEIPTSEGN
- a CDS encoding alpha/beta fold hydrolase: MPTTTTKPDELAAPLDLLLTSATKPFASRMLPDATWARFGASLAKQPGAVADRVAKLARELGSIAAGRSQRAPGRADKRFSDPAWQHNPLLHRIMQTYLAAAETTGGLLDDADLDWRDNEKMRFVADNIVEFLAPSNSPVISPLGWKALIDTGGLSAVRGLKAFARDMASQPRVPAMVEPDAFAVGETVAVTKGAVVAQTSMFELIQYAPQTPEVRAIPLLMVPPVINKFYILDIAPGRSMIDYFVAQGQQVFVISWRNPQARHRDWGFDAYGAAIIEALGAVQNIAGTDNAHLLATCSGGILAAMTAAHLAHIGEGNQVAGLTLAVTVLDETKAGFASAAMSDRAAQAAIAGSAKKGYLDGRAMAEMFAWLRPTDLVWRYWVNNYVQGRPPAPFDVLFWNADTTRMTAALHRDMVLMGLHNALVTPGAVSMLGSPVDLSGITADAYVIGGIADHISPWQATYRSARLLGSKDNTYLLSTSGHIAALVNPPGNPKASYRAGPVDAEDPGQWLDTAEKSSDSWWPHYVAWLAQRSGPQVDAPKMLGGEDFPPLGPAPGSYVMEK